The Puntigrus tetrazona isolate hp1 chromosome 3, ASM1883169v1, whole genome shotgun sequence genome contains a region encoding:
- the tmem150b gene encoding modulator of macroautophagy TMEM150B codes for MWVWALLPVSLAVFGTIGMWAVYAIAVSNNTVNITEEFPFISTCGSYNPQSCLFSQICNVCCVLALWIVTIRFQQVCDLGSGSHLNTAGLVLGFISSIGISILGNFQQSVLKGVHLFGALLAFLLGLVYFWIQAWLSYHSPPSHDRKWVVPVRIILCSLCTGFVICMFVLYKTGFRSEAAMCEWALVMCFFALFAVFAAEFRHVDCHKLTVQNEGRKSIGESNGVWTIQEIH; via the exons ATGTGGGTATGGGCATTACTTCCTGTCTCTCTGGCAGTATTTGGGACTATAGGGATGTGGGCTGT GTATGCCATAGCTGTGTCCAATAACACTGTTAATATAACAGAAGAATTCCCTTTCATCAG CACATGTGGCTCCTACAACCCCCAGAGCTGCCTGTTTTCTCAGATCTGCAATGTATGCTGTGTGCTGG CTTTGTGGATTGTCACGATCAGATTTCAGCAGGTCTGTGATTTGGGCTCTGGGTCTCATTTAAACACGGCCGGTTTGGTGCTTGGCTTCATCTCTAGCATTGGGATTTCCATCCTTGGGAACTTCCAG CAATCCGTACTGAAGGGAGTTCATCTTTTCGGGGCGCTCTTGGCCTTCTTACTGGGTTTGGTTTATTTCTGGATCCAGGCGTGGCTTTCGTACCACAGCCCGCCGTCACATGACCGCAAGTGGGTGGTGCCGGTGCGCATCATCCTCTGCAGCCTGTGCACTGGTTTTGTCATCTGCA TGTTCGTACTCTATAAAACAGGGTTTCGCTCGGAAGCTGCCATGTGTGAATGGGCTCTGGTCATGTGTTTTTTTGCGCTCTTTGCTGTTTTTGCAGCCGAGTTCAGACACGTTGACTGCCACAAGCTCACCGTACAGAACGAGGGAAGGAAAAGCATCGGTGAATCTAATGGCGTGTGGACTATACAGGAGATCCACTAG